The genomic region GACCCTCAAATCAGTTTGGGCCACATGCAGCTCGTTCCTTCCCTCATCCCTGCCTGATAATGAGCTGACCCAGTACTAGTCACTCATATTGTGTAATTTTGCTGAGTGGTCCCATTAAAGACAGTTCAGACAGCAGACTAAAGTATTGGTTAGTGGGCATAAGTGAAGTGGATCTGGCCTTTCATTTTAGAGGTGGGTCAGATACCCAGGGATCACCTATGTGTAATGCCGCCACCACCTCTGGTTGTAACACAGCAAAACACAAAGTGCCACACTGCCCAGCACTTTGGGATAGAAAGTAGAGACAAGTCCCAGATCCAGTGAAGCACATGGATGAATTTTAGGACGACAAAGTGACCAAGATGCTGGTTTAACATCCCTGCTCTTGCAAAAATTGACATGGGATCTTTAGTAACCACCAGTGATTGGGAAACCTTTTGCATCCCTAGGAGCCCCCTGCTGCCACTCTCATAATGGACTGAGAAGGCAGAGCACTCCTAGTGAGCTACCAGCATCACTTCTTGCAGTACCCAATGTCCCTTGCAGGTCTCCTGTCCAAGTATAGGCCATGTCCAAATGCTACTTAGTTGTTAGGATCACAGCACCAGCTGCTCTGGCTGCAGGCAAAAGGTAACCTGTCACTTCCTACTTGAGCCCTGATCTTTGGTTTTGATCTCTCAGCTGGGAAAACAATGTGATGGTGCAAAAAGGCTTATAGCTTCAGGTGGGAAATGCTGCGTTCATGCCAAAGCCCCACCAACCTGATGTTATGTAGCTGTCTACCTGAGTTGTGGCCACGTGCCAGGTAGTTAGTTAGACCCCTGCATGACAGCAGCCCAATCCACACATCTTGAGGATGCAAAACTGCCCCTGGGTCACCGGATACTCCCAAATGGTGGATGCAGAAGGGCAGGCCAGCCTTTAAACTTCTATTTCCGAATAACATTTTCTGCGGCATTCCCAGAGTCATCATCTGCTTTTTAAGGGAAACAATGGTGGCTAAAAAACCCGAGAAGGAAAAAGTACCTGAAAAGGAGAGAGACGTCTAGACACTGTTCTTTTAAATGGATCTAAGGATGAAAAAGAAACTTGGAGTAACCTGGACCAGTTTTAGCCATGCAACCAGAAGACAGAGAAGACTTGCTATGACACACCTAATTCATCTGCTTGGCTGACTCAGGATTGTCGCCTCCAGTATATTTAATAGCACATAGTCCAGTCTAGTTGCAAATGTCACTGATATTTAGCCTAAATGTTCTTTGGCTTAAATGCTTCCCTTTACTTCTAGTTCTGTCCCCTTGCACCACCTCCAGAAATTCTCTTGCCTCCTCAGGAAGGCAGTACCAGTTCTTCCCCTTTGTACTGCCACGTGATTTTCCTGAGGGAGCATTTTCTAAATTCGACTGGTTATCTCCATTTTTCTCAGTGCTCCAGTCATATTCCCCTTCACTGCACCCAGTTCTCTGGGTTCTTTAATGGGAAAGTTTTATGTTTATTTCACCTTTCTGTGGTGATGTAAGCTTATCCCAGTCATATCAGTGTCCTGCTGGAGGTGGTGGCCTTAGCTCAGTGTCTATCGGAGAAATGGTGTCTAGCAGCTAGAGTTGGTGATTGGGCATCAGGATCCCTGGGATTTCTCCCCAGCcttgccactgatttgctgtatgaccttcagcaagtcactttcTGTATCTCAGATCCTCCATCTGCTTATAATGGTATGTTTATCTGCAGCATATAGTTCAGCTGCTggatgtctctgtgtgctgtacaGTATTCCAGACAGGATGTGGTCTGTGGTAAACGAGAGAAAgaaagctggaactcaagctgGGTGAAAGCCTATTGGTCTGTGACTGTAGTTGTAGAAGTTTTGGTTAATAATTGTCTCTTGTTTAAGATAGACTATGACACTGTTAAGTGGGCATAGTAAATATTTGCCCTTGAGACGGGCTGTTGTGAGGTGTAATACTTTGAGATTCCTGGGAAACGTGCTAGAAAAGCATGTAATATTGTTAAAATGCCCATGACTTTCCAGTCAGCTTTATTCTCCACAGCAAGGAGTGTTAGCTGCATGCCCCGTATACTTTGTGGCTCACCTCTGCTTATAATCTGCAAAACAACAGGCTAGCAAAGGAATATGATCCCTCCTGCTCTGCAATGCTCGGTCTTTGGccacagttcagcaaagcacttaagaatatGAGCAACTTCCATTGGACTTGACAGGATTTAAGCAAATGCCTAAAGTTAAGCGTATGCCAGGGTGTTCTGCTGaatagggctggaccactgaaTGAGGGCACTGATCAGGAGAATTTCTGTTGTGTTATAGTTATTGGATATTTATCAGTTTCTGATTTTCACTGTTAACATTGGACACATTTTGTTTCCAGCTTCAGGAGTAAAAATGATTTtatctgtgtttaaaaaatatcCCTTGAATTCTCTCCTACATTGACCATCAGGATGCCCAGGCTTCTGGATATTGGAGATCTCTCACCTCCTTCCACAGACAGTATCCATCACTGATAACATGATAATGGTGGGGTATTTTTATGTGGATTTTGTAGAAAAAGCCTATTCTCAAACTTATGCTTGTGTCACTTTGAACTGCAACTGGAAACTTTAGCTCTGATGAGGCAAGCCTTGTCCTGGGTCAGAGATCTCTCACCAAGTCACCAACGGGGCTGATGAATGTCTGAATTTGGTTCACAGAGAGTCCAGCCTGGGTTAGTTCAAGCCAGAAGTGCTATGTGTCTTTGAAGGCAGAGAGACAtccgggctcccagctgctggctgagCTCAATGGTTCTCATATTGTGAGTGGTCCAGCACACAGAGGGCCATATTctttcctgctgcctctccttggaagtcagtggagttaaaccAAGGATAAATTTGACCTACTTGTTAGTTGCATTTGTGTACTGAGTTTAACCTGAGAGGAAAGAAGCTGCTGGTCCAGTCCCTGCCTATGCAATGACAATTTCAAATGATTCTCTTTGGGGACAGTGGGTGTGCATTCGGCGATGGGGAGAGGCACTGGATGGGCTGCCCTGGGgactctagtccagtggttctcaacctttccagacttctgtacccctttcaagagtctgaattgtcttgtgtacccctaagtttcacctcacttagaaccttacaaagtcagacataaaaatacaaaagtgtcacagcacactagtactgaaacaTGGcagactttctcatttttaccatataattataaaatcaatcaattggaatacaaatattgtacttacatttcagtgtacagcgTACAGAGCAGttaaaacaaatcattgtctgtgaATTTtcgtttgtactgactttgctagtgctttttatgtaggcgaatatctagatgagctgatgtaccctctggaagagctctgagtacccctggttgagaactgtctttttgttggtCACAAAACAAGCACACCAGGATAGCAACGGGGCACGTTCTGCTGTGCTGCCCCACCTGCCTCTGGGCTAGAGGGGCGTGTTTGGTCTGTCTGGCCCATTCAGTCCAACTCCTTGGCCTCTGTGAAGCTGCCAATGGGGAGGCCCATTGATGCTCACTGTGCTGTGCTTTTCGTCCCAGGGATACCTTCTGCAGCTAGTGACTGAGTTTTGCATTGCACTAGAGAACTACCGATTGTTGCCGAATGATTCTCTTTTCCAAAACAGTGCATTCAATATCCAGCACTTCTGAGAGCCTGGAAATGAGAACTCCTGAAGAGGTTTGACCTGTGAAAATGCCATTAGCTTCCTTGCAGTTTGGAGCTGACTGTGCCTGACAAGTGGAGGCCAGCTGTGGTTTCCCTTTAATctgatttctgttttaaattgcCCACTCCCACCACACATCCCGCGATCATTTCTAGCATTTAATACGCTATGGCTCAATAGGGAGCTGAAGAGCTACCAACTGTCTTGCCTATATCCAGCTCTGCTGGGCACAAGAAGCTGTACAAGCGAGTGGTTAGGGCAGAGGATCGGAAGCTGAGATTCCTAAATTCTTgtcccaggctctgccactgactttctcaGTGTCCTTGGACAAGGCATTTATTGATGTTCCCAGCACTTATCTCAAGGCTCTAAGGTCTTTACAGAAATGCAAAGCCAACCCAGTATTAAAGTCTGCAACATTTCTATATATTTATTCACCTGCTCCAAGCATGAACACGCTCcgcttgtgcctcagtttccccacctgatAAGTGGGAGTGCATTAGCCTCCCTGCCTGGGGGCTTGGGAGGGGCTCTGAATGCTTGTCCAGTGCCTGGAGCTCTTTGGAGGGAAGGTGCCACAGCGGCAGCTCCGTTATTGTGTAGAACGAACTGATCTCCCCGTATGGCTCTGGGTTGCTTATAAAATCTGGGACGGGCTCTTCAGCAGCTGCATCTGCCAAGGCCCAGTGAGGTGCTGGGTGGGAGCGAGATGGGCCTGGGACATTACAGGAGaagaggctgcagcccaggcaaGAGGTCTCCTGGAGTACCTGATCCGGCATCAGGTGCGACgttccctctctctccttccccacaggAGTACGAGAGTTCCTCCAAGATGGAGCAGTTTGTGACCCGCTTCCTGCTGCGGGAGACCAGGACCCAGCTGCAGACCCTGCAGGCCTCGCTGGAGTGCGCCTCGGACACGATCGAAGAGCAGGCCGGCTGGGAGAGGTAATGCCGGGGCAGCTGGCGTGGGGCAGCCGGTATCGGCCCAGATGGGAGGCAGGGAGCGTGGCCCATGGTGAGCTGTGCATTTGGGACCTACCCGTTTGTGCTTGGTTCCCAAAGTGGCTTTGGCTAATGGCCTCCCAAGAGAGCCCACATTGCAGCAGGGTGTTAATGCTacgaaacaccccccccccccagcgactGCATATTAACGCAGCTGACCCGCCCTCCGAGCTCTTGGTGCTGGCAAAGTTAGGGGAACTCTCGTTGCCACATGATGCTCCTCTTCGGCTTTGTTCCTGAGGCCCACCGCTCGCTTTGCCCCCTTAGTTACCAGCAAACAGGCCCATTGCTAGAGAGCTGAGGAAACACCGCTCCAGCGAGGGCCAGAGGCTGGAGGCACTCCCGGACACGCTGTTACTGCGCTCTCTGGATTGGATCCCTGTTCTTCTGACACGCTCCTTTGTGTCTtactctgaggctatgtctacactgcacgtCGCTGATGGTGGCGTGTagtgtatgtgtagctacacactgcagtgaaggGCAGGCTGAGTCCACACTGCGCTGCGCAGCTGCACGTGGCCGGGTGGCCGGGCAAGGCTCTGGccgggggaggcagtggggaaaagcttccagcagcaggcagctgctttccccattgccttctccctgctgccggagcctttccccaccccagggagctgccagagcctttccccactgccggagcctttgcccagcacagggagctgccagagcctttccccactgcctcctgccctcttccagagcctttccccactgcaggagcttctccctgctgctggagcctttcactgtgtcTGGGAAGGGCTCTGGCGAGGCGAGGCAGCAGGATGTTGCGTTGCTAAAATACCAGTGTAGACGggagaggcactgcttgggcatgcagaGAGCCATGTAAAGTACATAGGCAAAGGTTCTGGCATGTCTGTGCTCTGCTCACCTAAGCAGTGTCtcaccagctacactgctatttatacctggaTCAAGGGGGCGGGCAGTGTCTGCCCTCTCCAGGCCGCTGTAAGGAGcgtgcagtgtagctgtaccctgAGAGTTGTGCAGACCACTGAAAAAAAACCCAGGCACTGCCTGCCCCAACTGCTTCAGCTCAACTGGTCCCCAGCACAGGCTCTGCCCAGCCCGCCCGCTCtgggccagccagtccctgctAGGGGTACTGCTCATTCTGCCTGCTCCAGTCCAGCCACTGgctgacttgaatgggagtttgTTTGAAGAAGCACCTAGTAAGATGAGAGTGGGGCTTGAGTGCGCAGTCAGCACTGCTCCGGATCAAGTCTGAGATGCTCCTGGGTGACTGAGCTGGACAACAGTAGCTGGTTTTCTGTTGTCGTTTGAGCATTCGTGTGCAGGCCCAGGAGTGGGTGTGACTGTGCCGGTCGGCCATGTCTGAGAGTTTGGGCAGCACACGTGCCAATGGGCAGAACCTGAGCTCTTTCTGCTCGGCCACAAGGTCTTGGTTTCTTCCTTCTGGTGTCATCTAACATTCAGGATCAGGCCTCCAATAGATCTCAATTAGTGAAAACATGATTGTCTCTctggtttccccacctgtgtgcGGTGCCTGCACAACCCACTCCCACGGGGAAGCCGGGGATGGCAGACACAGGGGAGGGTGTAGCCGGCGGGCTGCGCTGAGTACCTCcgtttttgtttttaggaaagACTTGAAGAAATCTGAAGTCTTCATTGGCCTGAGATCTGGCAGGAGATGTGGGCGCAGAGCTCAGAAGACCGTCTGCTTGTCTCCAACGGATCCCTATTCCGGGATGCTTACTACAGGTATTGGCAGGGCCAGGTGGATGAGGGAGAAGCCATTACCATTGTGCCACCTGTCTCTTGGCACCTTGCTGCCTTTGGAGGGTGGCGGTGTGGGTTACAATGAGACGTGGCAGGGTGTGAACACCAGCTCTGAGTCCGCTTTCCCTCACGGATGTGATTTATAATGCCCGAGTTCAAGGGAGCCTCGTGTGTCTTTCTGTGATTTGGCCTAGCTTGGTGGATGGGGAAATATCTGAACCAACGTTCTGCAGGAAGTCAGATCAGGTTATTGTTCTTACGCAGTCCCACTGCCAGGAAGGACACCAGTGCTGATGTTCCGGGGACCATCCTATCTGTACTTAGTTGGAGCgtctcagtctcctttggagtaAGGATCAGAGATTGGGTCCGGTTTAGATCCAAATGTTCAGGAGTTTATCCATGTGATTTTAAGCCCTGCCCGCCCCCCGCAATCCAGACCACCCCacagcctccctgctcccctcccgtCCCCATCGATCCAGTAGTCCCTGGCGATAGTTCAGATCGGCACCTGCACCTCTGAATGCCTAGCTGAATCCCAGCTGGTACTTTggcattaacatcagtgggaccaggatcGGCTCATCCTAGTCGCATAAATCACAAGAAATCCAGAGGGCTTCCATCCCGCTAGCAGTGAAATTCAGACATTGCTGACATTGCCTGCAGTCTCAAGGAAGGGTGTATTATTTAGGCAGAAAGAGAGTAAAATATCATCTGCCTTCCAGAGCCAATCAATGCCAAATAAATCTGTCCCGTAAATGCTAAAAGGCAGCAATAAAGATTCACCACTTTCTTCATCTGTTGTGCCTACTGCCAGAGGACCTAGTCTGTATAAAGAGCTGGGGCAGACAGCCAGGGTGTGGGTGAACTGAGCCATCCCTGTGTGAACCTGGCTAACAGTGGCATCTCCCTGTCCATTTTCCATCTAGGGGTTTGTGTCGAAGCTGACAGCCAGTGGGCAGCTCAGATTAACAGGCTACAGCAGCTCATTGACAAACTGGAATGCAAGGTGCGTGGGTAGAGGGGAGACTTGTTTCGCGTATGGTAATACAGCTCaaccccaccccgcagcccccctgcAAGTGTGGGCATGGACCTCTGCATCTCAGCCAGTGCAGCATCACCTCTGACtcgcctcagtcctgacctgcagcactccCTGCTGTTCTGGTTCTGGGCCCCCTCTCAGCTCTGCTAATGGGCCCACTCCTGACCTGAGCACCCCTTGTTCTTTCAGGTCTGGGATAGCTCAGTCCTGACCCACCAGTCCCCCTCCTACTCCCCGCTGGACCTTCCCTGCAGAGCTCTGCTGAGGTGCCACCACCCTTGGTCTTCAAGTCCCCAGCCTCTCCGGAGCAGATCGCTGCTCTGTCAAGTCCCAAGTTGGTTTGGCCAGTGGGTTAATGTCTAGTGGGGACTCTCTTGAAGCCCCCATGGAGGGGCACCCCTGCTCCGGAGGAGTCACCTGGCTGGTTGTCCAACTGCCCCGCTGCAGCGTGGATCCCTCCACCCTCTCCAGAAGCTGCTGctcgcctgcctgcctgcctgcctcctccgTCAGCCCAGCCGGCTCTCGGCAGGTCAGGTGAGACTCAGGCAAACCCTGCTCATGGCGCCCTCTTTGGCCTGCTGCCCTGGGCCGCCCACCCAGAACCAAGGccggccctggccccacccttgTTTTCCCCTGTAATCAGATTCTCATATTAGTTATGATTTTGCTTTTCTACAAATGCAGAGCCCAAGGCTGGAGCCTCTAAAAGAAGAAGTTGCTTGCAAAGGGAGAAATGCTGTAAGTTCTAGGCCTGCTGCTTTCCATTGATTGCTAGCACCGAGACACAAAGAgattctttctctctgtctcacacacacatccacTCACATGCAGGTGCAGACGGGTACAGGCCTCCCATCCCTGCATTGACGCACGGATGTGCACACCTGCCTGAGCGCAGACAGACGCACACATTCCCGGTTGAACTCACCAGAGAGAGTCCCCGGCTTCGCTCTGAAGCTGGAGTCATTGTTCCATGGTCTCACACCCCAGATCGATAGGGAACCAGAACGGTGGGCAGACTAGGGCATAAGTTCCATGCGCTAAATGGTTCCTCTGAGGAGAGCGTGTTTCAATCCATGGGGCTGCATGTGAAGAAAGGGCCATACCTGAATGAGTCCAAAGGAAGCCCGTGGGCTCAAAGGGAATGTTCTGCATGTGAGTCCCATGagacactgggccaaatccaTGCAGGAGCAAGCCAGTTTAAACCCGGATGGAAGGGACCCTGTGGTGGAAAGTCCCTATGACCCCCCAGGTATAGCAGCTATGTCCTCCCTTGCCCCAGGGAGAGGGCACAGGGGGCCAGTGGAGCTGACTGGAGGGGATGTGACCAGGTGGCTGCAGCGTGCACTAATTCACCACGCCCCTAGCCTTGCGGAGACCGGGAGAGGCAGTagtcgccccgctccctgcggatCAGGCAGGGTATGCGTTACAGCTCCTCGCTCCCAGGGTGGCCTGTTGCAGTTCTGCACTTGCAACCTTGGCAGCAGTTCATCACTGCTCAGTTAGCAGAGGAGACGGCGCCTCTCGGACACGCTCAGCACCCGCCACGTGTTCATTACACGACTCGAGAGGCCCTGGCCTAATGAGCCACCATGCAATGTGATGGGCAGGGGAAAGCAGAGGGGACAGCGAGTCTGTAGTACAAAGGGCAACCCCAGCGAGCTCCTGGAGCAAGAGTACTGACCCTCCCAATGTGTCGGCACCTTTGCCTCTAGCAAGGCCCTGCAGGTCTGGCCTGGAGTCCTAACtgtgccctctctccctgcagcacatcCTGGTGGCTCAGAGACAGCTGTCGGTGACAGAGAGCGGCTTAGAGGGATTCCACCAGGCACTCCAATCCTACACAGAGCTCACAGCCGGACAGAGCCGCTGCTTACAGTAAGTCTCCTGAGCAGCTGAGGAGTCAGACATTTGGCTGGAGGAAATATGGGTGTCGGTAATGTCGCTGATCACAGTGCTTCACACCTTACATCCGCACTGTACAAGCATTCAGGAATCCCACAACACATGAAGGAAGTGCTCTAAATAATGACGGTTAGCACCTGTACAGCACTGCAGAGACACCAGGCAGACGTTAACTCATCCATCCTTGCAACACAGCTGAGCAGTAGGGAAATGCTACAACACTAGATCCCTATGTCATATAGGGAAGTATTGCtgtgaattattattattcctcttACAGACTGGAAACAGAGAAGCTAAATAACTTGACCAAAATCTTACCccacaagtcagtggcagagctgaaaaaGACCCAGGAGTCTTGATACCCAGTCCCCTCCTCCCAATATTGTAATTCTCTTTTTCCCTTGAAAGAAGAAATTGGGTAAATTCTTCCCTTTTGCCAAGCAACAAAGGAGGTGCCCCCCCCAGCTGCTCCCATTCGggaattggggccagattttcaaaggggtttaggtacctaaagatgctaATCAGCACTGGTGGGATTAacaaaacatctaaggaagggaGGCATTGcattcccattcaagtcaatggaagttaggcacctaaatacctttgcagacCTGGGCCTAGGCATCGAAACTGcttaagcacctttgaaaatcccatttaaGCACCTcaataactttgaaaatctggcccttagtgctAGAGCTGAAAGAAGTGTCTTTTATGGAGCGTGGTATATGGGTGATGAATTCATTGACCAGACCGCAGAGGTATGAATGGGGAGCTATGGGCATGATGGGTAGCGTGGCCTGGTGGTCACAGCAGGGAGCTGAGAATCGGGAGACCTGGATCTGATTCTTCGCTGTCACTGGCTTGCTGCATAGGCAAGTTAGTTAACCTGGTTGCCTCTCAGTGTCCTTTTCTGTAAAATAGTCACAATAATCACTCGAGAGCCTCAGCtggcaggagctgtggaaggatgGAGTGCTGTTACACTGGCATAACATTTTGGccgagggtttgtctacacagcagtcaGAGCGGGGGCTCCGTAACGGGGGGCCAGGgagccatggccctcccactttaaaagtgggggcagagaggagtggatggggggtggggcctcgggggaagagatGGCATGGGGGCGGGGCGTCAGTTCAGGCGCCCGTGCCCCCCCCTCCACCCGCACTTTCAGGGTGCTTCCGCCGCTCCtgagtcagaggtgtgactgccgCTCGGGTACGCCTACcggtgctagctttaatctacctCACGTGACTCAGAACAAGTGGCAGCCAGATCCTAGCGTGGGCTAGCAATATGAGTGCGTCCCCCGGGCTCTGTGCACGCTCGTGCAGCCTGTGCCGGGGTCCACGTcactgtcttcactgctatttttagctgtgctgGCTAGATTAAAGCTGGCACAGGAATGCCCACGCAAAGTGCAGCCACACCTCCGATTGCATTGTGTCACCCCGTCTCCCTCTAGCGGGTGCTCCCAGCACCTATAACAGCCTGCTACTATCTCCTCGCTAAGGACGCCTGTGGCTTTGGTGCTGAAAGTCCTGGCTTGGATCGTGGCTGCGGGGTGTGCTGTAAGTGACCGTGGCATGTTACAATGGCATAGCATGAGATGAGAGATAAAGGGAGGAAGGGTCAGGTGGGGTACATCAATCACATTTCAGTACTGTGTCCACCATTCCCCTTTGGTTTTAAAGGGTCAGTAGTGCCGGTGAAACGTGTCTGGCTGAGAGCCCCTGAGGCTGAAGGCCTCTGTCTAAGCCAAAGGCACATCCCTCACCCCAGCAGTCCAAAAGAGCTGAATTCAAAAAAACAAGGCAGCAATGACCAGAGCTGGGGGTGCTGTCTGATTctgccccaggctccctgggctgtCTGTGGCAAGTCTCCAAATGCGGTTTAGCTGAAAGATGTCAGTTTTCCTGCAGGAAGTGTCGAACAGGTTGGGAATAGAAAATTCTCATTTTGTGTCCATTTAAAATGTCACTTCggattttctatttaaataaaacatatgGGATTTGCTGTGGAGGAACGTTGTAATTTCTCCTCAGAATTGTCATTTCTACATGAAAAAGATTGGTTTCAATGAAACTGTGTTTTTCTGCAGGAAGGCTGGCCGCATGAAAAATGGTGAGCCGCTCTAGTTAGATTAGCCTAGAAGGAAAGTTTCTCTGATGCCTTTCACAAAGTGCCTTCCGAGGGCCCAGTGAGTCAGTAACTCTGCGAACACAACAGCTGTGATGCGCTCCAGCACAGCTCGGAGTTAATTGCATTGTCTTGGATTCTGCTGTTTGGTTTGTTCTTTTGATTGCAGTAATTGTTACCTTTGCTCCGCAGGGTGTGCGTTAGGGCAATTGGGTCTATGTTCCTTTCCTGGTCAAAAGAATTACATTAGAGTTGACTGGGAAATTCTCCTTCAGGCATTTCACAATCTGtatgtgctctctctcttcccccctccccccatggtgTGAAAATCTCAGGCACTTACCACTCTGGAATCTGGTGTAGGTTAGAGGTATGAGTGTGGGGTGGGCAAACAGTAGGGCCTGGGGTCTCATCTTGGCTCTGCTACTCTCTTATGGTGTGACCTTGAacacctccctccagctttctGCCTCACTTtcttcctctgtaaaatgggaccaaTCACTGTGAGCATGAATGAGTTAATGTGTCCATACAGTGCTTTGACCATGTAAAGACCTATATATATGCTAAGTGTTGCTAACCCTTCCGTTCCAGTTCCCTGCACCAATGTGTTCAGCTCTTGACTgaaagcatttttgaaaaaaaagtttgtaaagAATTGAAACGGCCCTTTTTGACATTTTCCAAACGAAAAACTCCCGGTTTCCCGTTCCAAACaactttttctttcaaattttaagctaattacagtaaaataaacatttttaaaacaaaaaggtcaaaagtgaaacaaaacattttgaaaccgTTGGAACATTTGCGTGAACCCAAactggcttccccccccccccccccgccccggtttTCAAGAAGCTGACGTACTGAGAGCATTCCTTATTGCCCCTGCAGCGTTTCTTCCCGCAAGCTGACGAGCGAGGCCTGCTTCATTCTCTATGAGTTCTGGCAGGACGTGACTTCATGGAGAAGGTTTGAGGATAATTGCAATTCATTGTTGAAGGTGTCCAGACTGAGGAAGGCTGCATCCAAGTGCAATTCTTGTGAAAGAAACAAGATGGGATTTCTATTCAGGATGCTCACCCTTTTCCACTTCTTCCTGCACCTACCGGTGGTTACCGCCTCCCTGATTTGACCTGTCTAGTTATTTACACCTATCTGCACAGGGCAGCAGGAtcaaatgaccacaagggggCATTGACATTTTGAATGATGTGCTAACCACTATCATGTGTGGATGGGTGTGTTATCAGCACATTTGAGACAGAAGGTGTTCTGCTCTGGGGAGTGCAAGGACTGCCCCCTGCCCCGGTCCTCTTGTGGGTGCACACAAGGGTGGCAAGTGTCTGCGCACACTCT from Natator depressus isolate rNatDep1 chromosome 13, rNatDep2.hap1, whole genome shotgun sequence harbors:
- the NECAB3 gene encoding N-terminal EF-hand calcium-binding protein 3; amino-acid sequence: MLACAEMLTMCRLSAEPTPGAGRPPQPRGQGLSLFLDVFRRADKNDDGKLSFEEFKNYFADGILSSEELWDLFSGIDRHHSDNLETEKLCDYFSEHLGEYRHVLSALEALNTAVLAAMDKTKLEYESSSKMEQFVTRFLLRETRTQLQTLQASLECASDTIEEQAGWERKDLKKSEVFIGLRSGRRCGRRAQKTVCLSPTDPYSGMLTTGVCVEADSQWAAQINRLQQLIDKLECKSPRLEPLKEEVACKGRNAHILVAQRQLSVTESGLEGFHQALQSYTELTAGQSRCLHVSSRKLTSEACFILYEFWQDVTSWRSHLQSSYSKTFQWAIIDVLKSPELVTTMLFPASWWIVNNN